From a region of the Pontixanthobacter gangjinensis genome:
- a CDS encoding energy transducer TonB — MRRVEMADTTRFSNIKRKPKASTIILIVLLHILAIYGLARAFAPGAMESVERSVVSVFEVTITTPEEEPPVNEPVPDEGASGEEGKKAVPKPTSAPETIIKRDKPMPKATSTGKANTSGAKDQGEGSGGAGSGDGTGSGRGGDGMGSGAATKAEKISGDISRASDYPIPEGGRKARVGTSVSIAITVGTDGVPKSCRVFRPGPFPETNVRTCELAMQRFRFKPATNRNGDAIESVFGWKQDFFN, encoded by the coding sequence ATGCGTAGAGTTGAGATGGCGGATACAACCAGGTTTTCCAACATTAAGCGCAAGCCGAAAGCCAGCACGATCATTCTGATTGTCTTGCTGCATATTCTGGCAATTTATGGCTTGGCAAGGGCTTTCGCGCCCGGTGCGATGGAATCGGTCGAGCGTAGCGTTGTCTCCGTTTTCGAAGTGACAATTACCACACCTGAAGAAGAGCCTCCGGTGAATGAGCCGGTTCCCGATGAAGGCGCTTCGGGAGAAGAGGGCAAGAAGGCGGTACCCAAGCCAACGTCCGCACCCGAGACGATTATTAAACGTGATAAGCCGATGCCCAAAGCTACTTCTACTGGAAAAGCGAACACCTCGGGTGCCAAAGACCAAGGTGAGGGCTCAGGCGGGGCGGGTAGCGGCGATGGCACTGGCAGCGGGCGTGGTGGTGACGGGATGGGCAGCGGAGCAGCAACCAAGGCTGAAAAAATTTCTGGAGATATCAGCAGGGCGTCAGACTATCCCATTCCCGAAGGTGGACGCAAAGCGCGTGTGGGCACTTCGGTCAGCATTGCGATCACAGTCGGAACCGACGGTGTGCCAAAATCCTGCCGTGTGTTTCGGCCCGGTCCATTCCCGGAAACAAATGTCCGGACTTGCGAACTGGCCATGCAACGTTTCCGGTTCAAACCTGCAACCAATCGCAACGGCGACGCGATTGAGTCAGTTTTTGGCTGGAAACAAGACTTCTTCAATTGA